One window from the genome of Echinicola vietnamensis DSM 17526 encodes:
- a CDS encoding RHS repeat-associated core domain-containing protein produces MLLKNIRKTTGYKFNAKELDEEAGSYYYGMRYYDPQISMWLSVDRLAAKYPTWTPYNFTMNNPVNLIDPNGDSTVYFINYDLSPEDANTVMNHTRDINEKNGITGLDYKVISSDEAKDLKLIKTDAVISLRDNMSEYGDMGSTDPYVFMESQDYQSIKDTYVNQNSVDRNTGRANNEESRLYGYGYIAAHEIQHQYIAKASKHFWGNYNELPRHDNRTINLNHEGGMHVPKYSAPYLRAAEQMTPMHQNMIKHFLKQNGVR; encoded by the coding sequence ATGTTATTAAAAAATATACGTAAAACAACAGGATATAAGTTTAATGCTAAGGAGTTGGATGAGGAGGCAGGAAGTTACTATTACGGGATGCGCTATTACGACCCCCAAATAAGTATGTGGCTATCGGTCGACAGGCTGGCAGCCAAATATCCCACATGGACACCGTATAATTTTACGATGAACAATCCGGTGAATCTAATTGATCCGAATGGAGATTCGACAGTGTATTTTATTAATTATGATCTTAGTCCAGAAGATGCTAATACAGTAATGAATCATACTCGTGATATCAATGAGAAGAATGGTATTACAGGCTTAGATTACAAAGTGATATCCTCGGATGAGGCGAAAGATTTGAAGCTAATTAAGACTGATGCTGTGATATCTCTAAGAGATAATATGTCAGAATATGGTGATATGGGTAGTACAGATCCATATGTTTTTATGGAAAGTCAGGATTATCAATCCATCAAAGATACTTACGTAAATCAGAATTCAGTAGACCGTAATACCGGTCGGGCTAATAATGAAGAATCTCGTTTGTACGGGTATGGCTATATAGCAGCCCATGAGATACAACATCAATATATTGCTAAAGCCTCAAAGCATTTTTGGGGTAATTACAATGAATTACCAAGGCATGATAATCGCACTATCAATTTGAACCATGAAGGAGGTATGCATGTGCCTAAATACTCAGCCCCTTATCTTAGGGCGGCAGAGCAAATGACGCCTATGCATCAGAATATGATCAAACACTTTCTTAAACAAAATGGAGTTCGATAA
- a CDS encoding T9SS type A sorting domain-containing protein, producing MYRFLNILFFLVSLFLSSYASVAQVPEVDWVKTFGGSDYEMIWESKVDYRGNTVNVGLFSDTVDFDPGPGSNIRIVPPGVSHMFVQKLDANGNLLWVKTLSSPEFVTSNNVSIQKDNSIVVNGVFAYDSIDFDPSPSNSYYLKGSSTMNSSYILKLDDQGNFIWAIVHSGSVIMNSLISDTLDNIYSIGNFSDSFDGNPDPSVYTPITPHTPGKSDFFVQKLNSAGRQLWGKTIKGSKDIISNGIALNQKQELIIVGSFKGSADFNPGSGVSNITAGGNNFSGFILQLDTAGAYKDAFVINAAASSSCKIVDIETDDINNIYLAGSYRGNDVDFDPGQDTASSPVYQGWFIEKLDSNGSLEWAHPYGSNLLLEQTRSLRLLLDDYKNVYVGGYFDDGDLELEPGIPGGKTLNHNGSRDIFIAKHDSHGKIEWAQGFGSNRNDRALSINKDSDGSIYLSGYYSEAINFNLYDPNDITLNRGGYDCFVLKFKSCPTLPTEVILDPNTAILTWDYKDAYSASYHLSWYSCDGDSLISDETDTTFSPTQNGNYALIIEKEGCIDTSECLSIQNVSLKDGAPLQGIKLFPNPTGNILHVAGLNEPAASFIVMDILGHKVLETYNQDLIDLGELKSGTYFVLIEVDGLTTVKKVFKN from the coding sequence ATGTATAGATTTCTAAACATATTATTTTTCTTAGTCTCGCTATTTTTAAGTAGTTATGCTTCTGTAGCACAGGTTCCGGAAGTAGATTGGGTGAAGACTTTTGGAGGTTCGGATTATGAAATGATTTGGGAGAGTAAGGTTGATTATCGAGGCAATACTGTTAATGTGGGTTTATTTAGTGATACAGTTGATTTTGATCCCGGTCCAGGGTCTAACATTCGGATTGTTCCTCCTGGTGTATCTCATATGTTTGTACAAAAATTGGACGCCAATGGTAATCTGTTATGGGTTAAAACGCTATCAAGTCCGGAGTTTGTAACAAGTAATAATGTCTCTATACAAAAAGATAACTCGATAGTCGTAAATGGTGTATTTGCTTACGATTCCATAGACTTTGATCCAAGCCCAAGTAATAGTTATTATTTGAAAGGTAGCTCGACTATGAATTCGTCATATATTTTAAAACTGGATGATCAGGGAAATTTCATCTGGGCTATAGTTCATAGTGGTTCCGTAATAATGAATAGCTTAATCTCAGATACACTAGATAATATTTATTCTATTGGCAATTTTAGTGATTCATTTGATGGCAACCCCGACCCATCTGTTTATACACCAATAACTCCTCACACACCTGGCAAATCTGATTTTTTTGTTCAAAAACTGAATAGTGCAGGGCGCCAGTTGTGGGGAAAAACCATCAAAGGCAGCAAAGATATAATCTCAAATGGGATTGCTTTAAATCAAAAACAAGAACTGATAATTGTCGGATCTTTTAAAGGGTCGGCCGATTTTAATCCCGGATCAGGAGTTTCTAATATAACCGCCGGTGGAAATAATTTCTCGGGCTTTATCTTACAACTTGACACGGCAGGAGCATATAAAGATGCTTTTGTTATAAATGCGGCTGCCAGCAGTTCTTGTAAGATTGTCGATATTGAAACAGATGATATCAATAATATATATTTAGCAGGGTCTTATAGAGGAAATGATGTGGATTTTGATCCTGGTCAAGACACTGCATCCTCTCCTGTTTATCAGGGTTGGTTTATAGAAAAACTTGATTCCAACGGGTCTTTGGAATGGGCACATCCTTATGGGAGTAACCTCTTACTTGAGCAGACCCGCTCATTGAGATTACTGTTAGATGACTATAAGAATGTTTATGTAGGGGGCTATTTTGATGATGGTGACCTTGAACTGGAGCCGGGAATTCCCGGTGGAAAAACCTTAAATCACAATGGTTCCAGGGATATATTCATTGCCAAACATGATTCGCATGGCAAGATAGAATGGGCACAGGGGTTTGGCAGCAACAGGAATGATCGGGCTTTAAGCATAAACAAGGATTCTGATGGTAGTATTTATTTAAGCGGCTATTATTCCGAGGCCATAAATTTTAACTTATATGATCCCAACGATATTACCTTAAACAGGGGAGGATATGATTGCTTCGTATTGAAATTCAAATCCTGTCCGACCCTACCCACAGAAGTTATATTAGACCCCAATACAGCTATTCTTACCTGGGACTATAAGGATGCATACTCGGCTTCTTATCATCTTAGTTGGTATAGTTGCGATGGTGATAGCCTAATTTCAGATGAAACAGATACCACATTTTCACCAACTCAAAACGGTAATTATGCCTTAATCATTGAGAAAGAGGGCTGCATAGATACTTCAGAATGTCTTTCTATTCAGAATGTAAGCCTGAAAGACGGAGCGCCTTTACAAGGCATAAAGTTGTTTCCAAATCCTACAGGTAATATTCTCCATGTAGCGGGTCTAAATGAGCCTGCTGCTAGTTTTATTGTAATGGATATATTGGGTCACAAGGTCTTGGAAACGTATAATCAGGACTTAATTGACCTAGGCGAACTGAAGTCCGGAACTTATTTTGTTCTGATCGAAGTCGATGGGTTGACTACAGTGAAAAAGGTCTTTAAAAACTAA